Proteins from a genomic interval of Aspergillus flavus chromosome 7, complete sequence:
- a CDS encoding putative cell cycle control protein, with translation MPSSSLADYLAKNYLTADPATERPKKKRKKTKEVDTAVQGLIIADDDPPDLKSSAANFGNDDEDGPAVVTSGRSAEFRRTKKSNWKNIGGAGNEQDAADAIIASAAAENAARRNEGEDDDAPAVVEGEDEDDGEMRMESGARAGLQTAAQTAAMVAAQERRKKVEAALYKDSPAGGQAQETIYRDASGRIINVAMKRAEARKAEQEKLEKEEQAKEALMGDVQRQEREKRRQQLQEARAMPVARTVDDEDMNDELRARERWNDPAAQFLTKKGPGKSATGKPLYKGAFQPNRYGIRPGHRWDGVDRSNGFEKEWFAARNRKGRLEALDYQWQMDE, from the coding sequence ATGCCATCCTCCTCACTAGCTGATTACCTCGCAAAGAATTACCTAACCGCCGATCCCGCCACGGAGCGACCCAaaaagaagcgcaagaagaccaaggaagTCGACACCGCCGTCCAAGGCCTAATCATTGCCGATGATGACCCGCCCGATCTCAAGAGCTCCGCAGCAAACTTTGGgaacgatgacgaggatggtCCGGCAGTTGTCACATCTGGCCGTAGTGCGGAGTTTCGTCGTACGAAGAAGTCGAATTGGAAGAATATAGGCGGCGCCGGGAACGAGCAGGATGCTGCAGATGCGATCATCGCGTCGGCTGCTGCAGAGAATGCGGCGCGGAGGAATGAAGgggaggatgacgatgcccctgctgttgttgagggtgaggatgaggatgatggggagatgaggatggagTCTGGGGCGAGAGCAGGTCTACAGACTGCGGCTCAGACGGCTGCTATGGTTGCTGCGCAGGAACGACGGAAAAAGGTCGAGGCTGCCTTGTATAAGGATAGTCCGGCAGGCGGGCAGGCACAAGAGACAATTTATCGTGATGCGTCCGGACGAATTATTAACGTGGCTATGAAGCGGGCGGAGGCGCGTAAGGCGGAGCAGGAGAAacttgagaaggaggaacaggCGAAGGAGGCGCTGATGGGCGATGTCCAGCGGCAGGAACGGGAGAAACGTCGACAGCAGCTTCAGGAAGCGCGAGCGATGCCGGTTGCCCGGACggtcgacgatgaagatatgAATGACGAGTTGCGCGCCCGAGAGCGGTGGAATGACCCGGCTGCACAATTCTTGACAAAAAAGGGCCCTGGGAAGAGCGCAACCGGGAAGCCTTTATATAAGGGGGCTTTTCAGCCGAATCGATATGGAATCAGACCGGGGCATCGCTGGGATGGAGTGGATCGCAGTAATGGATTCGAGAAGGAGTGGTTTGCAGCTAGGAATCGAAAGGGAAGACTGGAGGCGCTGGATTACCAATGGCAGATGGATGAGTAA
- a CDS encoding heterokaryon incompatibility protein-domain-containing protein yields MEYPAGLEEEFLIEEWRYWGERGARRWLRLADQKGEEGLERGDRQELREVLQEVAGERWREVAQEISNQGYWEHLQQREGIRERLGERLVRWAEESWASQTDDEVVNSFESQPQLQSRLIDHFRQLPLFGKPESSVPPIDRFELIRIWLRSCDQGHRDCRAESSNHHPSRVISVRQDDANRLQLLELECGIEYVALSYCWGNKPQEQKPYLTTDENFQSRKDKGFDYNDLPKLFQDAITVTRELGKRYLWIDALCIIQGNKEDWQNEGTKMEHIFASAYCTLAPSSAFEWKEGFLKTYRDRKPGVSLCGPSPVKYFRRLVDDGPLNKRAWVLQERVLSRRTVFFTSSGIYWECGEGVRCDNFPVRSSTKYFLLTNVVASPLTRSYMIDSNFPQRLMTSGILPTIRFLQELIENYTRRDITIVTDRIAAFTGLITRLKKALETEEKYGLFSCALPRLLLWRRPDLKTEPIDYGYPVPSWSWMAYHGKVEFMANSPLNVSKHLRLDNGLLRVKIHTFEGCHIRSRNKSHGIYSGLKRVGFLFFDIGKIELPYCVIVGTCANGKDNGLYYILVVGKCENVGCYRRLGVGKVQGHHIAKQYTDGELI; encoded by the exons ATGGAATATCCAGCCGGATTAGAGGAGGAGTTCTTGATAGAAGAATGGCGCTATTGGGGAGAGCGAGGGGCACGACGATGGCTTCGGCTGGCAGACCAAAAGGGTGAGGAGGGACTTGAGCGAGGGGATCGTCAAGAGCTCCGAGAGGTTCTTCAAGAAGTGGCTGGAGAGCGATGGCGGGAGGTAGCACAGGAGATATCTAACCAGGGATATTGGGAGCATCTCCAGCAAAGAGAGGGAATTCGCGAGCGACTGGGTGAGCGGCTTGTGCGATGGGCGGAGGAATCCTGGGCTTCTCAAACAGATGATGAAGTGGTGAACTCGTTTGAGTCCCAGCCCCAGCTCCAGTCACGTCTCATTGATCATTTCCGTCAACTTCCTCTTTTCGGTAAACCGGAATCTTCTGTACCCCCTATTGATCGGTTTGAGCTTATCCGCATATGGCTGAGGAGCTGTGATCAAGGTCACCGGGATTGTCGTGCAGAGAGTAGCAATCATCATCCTTCAAGGGTTATATCTGTTCGACAGGATGATGCCAACAGGTTGCAGTTGCTTGAGCTTGAATGCGGTATTGAGTATGTGGCCCTGTCTTATTGTTGGGGTAATAAACCACAAGAGCAAAAGCCGTATCTTACAACAGATGAGAACTTTCAGAGTCGAAAAGATAAAGGCTTCGATTATAATGATCTTCCAAAGCTATTCCAAGATGCAATCACCGTGACTCGAGAACTTGGAAAGAGATATCTCTGGATTGATGCCCTTTGTATAATCCAGGGGAACAAAGAGGACTGGCAAAACGAAGGTACCAAAATGGAACATATCTTCGCTTCTGCATACTGTACACTTGCACCGAGTTCCGCGTTTGAGTGGAAAGAAGGCTTTCTCAAGACATACCGGGATCGAAAGCCTGGTGTGTCACTTTGTGGTCCCAGCCCTGTAAAGTATTTTCGTCGACTTGTGGATGACGGCCCTCTAAATAAACGCGCATGGGTACTTCAAGAGCGGGTACTTTCTCGTCGAACAGTCTTCTTTACATCATCAGGTATATACTGGGAATGTGGAGAGGGAGTTCGGTGTGATAACTTT CCTGTCAGATCTTCGACCAAGTATTTTCTGCTAACTAACGTTGTTGCTAGTCCTCTGACAAGATCCTATATGATTGACTCGAACTTCCCGCAGAGGCTAATGACGTCTGGGATTTTACCGACAATCAGATTTCTCCAGGAACTGATTGAGAACTACACTCGTCGCGATATTACCATAGTAACAGACAGAATTGCTGCTTTTACCGGTTTAATAACACGTTTAAAAAAAGCACTGGAGACTGAAGAAAAGTACGGACTCTTCTCCTGCGCTTTACCTCGGCTCCTTTTGTGGAGGCGACCTGATTTGAAGACAGAGCCGATTGATTATGGTTATCCAGTACCGTCCTGGTCTTGGATGGCTTATCATGGAAAGGTCGAATTCATGGCGAATTCACCGCTGAATGTTTCAAAACATCTGCGTTTGGACAATGGGTTGCTGAGGGTTAAGATTCATACGTTCGAAGGTTGTCATATTCGGTCAAGGAACAAAAGCCACGGTATCTACTCAGGCCTGAAACGAGTCggctttctgttcttcgacATAGGGAAGATTGAGCTCCCGTATTGTGTTATCGTTGGGACGTGTGCCAACGGGAAAGATAATGgtctatattatattttagttgTAGGAAAATGTGAAAATGTGGGATGCTATCGGAGGCTGGGCGTGGGGAAGGTACAAGGACACCATATAGCAAAGCAGTATACTGACGGCGAGCTGATCTAG